The sequence AAGGTTTGAGGCTAGGGCTATCCTGGATAATCAATTCAATTTCTGAACGAAAATTACCGATTTCTAAAATCCAGCCCCTAAAACAACTCTTCCGCTCAGATTCCCAATATTTGAGTTTGAGCAGATGTTCACAAAGGCGCAAGAGGTAGCTAGAAATGGCGTGTTTTTGACTCTTGCCCAAGCTTTCCACCTCTGCAATTAAATTCTCTAAATCAAGGTCACGGAAGTGCCCTGATTTTAACTGGGCAACGGTGCGATCAATCCACAGCTGATAGTCCGTATCATATAAGGACGTGGGTTTGGCTTTAATTTGAGGTTGCATTACTCATTTTCTCCAGGTTGCCGTCGTTCTTCTCCTAGGGTAGCGTCTCTGCAAAATTAACCTACTTAAACCTTGATCACGCTCATCAGTTTCCCTAAGGGCACTTCTAAAAATGGGTCGCAGGGGCGTAGCCCCCGTCTTGGTTCTCGATAGGATGGGCATTTTAGCGAAATAATCTTCCAGTGGTGGTAATAAATAAATAGAGGTGCCCTTAAGTTATTTACTAACTATATGTTCCTCAGTACCCTTTAACGCCAACCTCCTTTATGATAAAAAAGGTGAAGTATTGTGTGTCCCCATGCAATTTCCCGATGTGGGTCGGCTCTGGCAAACGGTGACCTATTTTGAGGCACTGCCGGTCGTCGCCTGTATCCAACGCACCCTTGGACTGAACCCACCCCCCGCTACCGTCATGCCCCAAGGGGAACTGCTCATGGATTTGACCCAGCCCGCCCCGGTTGCCCTCTGGGGTGCCCTGGATGACGTGGTAATGGGGGGCATGAGCCGAAGCGAGTTGGTGCCTGACCCCAGCGGTGCCCGGTTTGAAGGGACGGTGACCACCCAAAACAACGGTGGGTTTGCCTCGATTCGTACCCGGAATCTGGAACCCCCCTTGAATCTGGCGGATGCCACTGGTCTGGCTCTGCGAGTGCGGGGGGATGGCAAACGGTACAAACTTCTGCTGAGGGACAGTTCCAGTTGGGACACCCTCGCCTACGGTGCGGAATTTGACACTCAACCCGCCACCTGGATCACCGTGAAAATCCCTTTTGCAAACCTAGTGCCGGTCTTTCGGGCCAAAACCGTTCCCACTGCCCCCCCCATTAATTTGCGCCAGGTGGTCTCCCTCCAAATCATGTTGAGTAAATTCGCCTATGATGGGCAGATCAACCCCACCTTCCAGCCGGGGGACTTTCGGTTACAAATTGCTACTATTAGCACCTATCGGGACGACCCATCCCCGGCACTTTAGCAAATAGCTAATGGGGGGCGTGAATTCTTTAGCAATGAATGTAATTGCTTGCCTAATTGAGCTTACCCGGATTAAATTTTGTGATAATCCTACTTAAATTTAGGGCATCTCCATTTATAGCAATCCTACTTGATTAACAAATAGCAATTCTCCAGAACCAAGGACGGGGGCGGTGCCCCGGCGACCCCTATTCCATTCTCATTGAGGACTGCTATATTTGCGCCAACCAAACATCTCATCGTTGGCATACCCATGTTACCCAGTGCCCCCTGCAACCATTAACTTTGAATTGATAAAGGTGCCCTTAAATTTAGTAGTACTATAGCAATCCTACTTGCAAGAATTTTCCAGAACCATACACCGCAGGTGCTTCTTTGATGGGAGGGGTGCCCCTGCGACCCTTATTTTAATTCATCTTTTAATTCATCTAATTCTCATCTAATTCATCGGTAAGGATCGGCGGCGGGCTGGGCCCGGATAGGGCAACCTCAACCACCCCGATTCATTTTTGGTAAAATCAACTATAATTAAACAAAGCGTTACAAACTCTCTCAGGAGCGGGTCTATGTTGTTGCCAGTCATGGAAGCGGCGGTTCTGCCTCGGGACTTGGCGGGGGCGGTGCGGGCACTGAAGCAGGAATTGCGGGCGGTGATTTTGGCGCACTACTATCAGGAACCCCAGGTGCAGGACATTGCCGATTATGTGGGGGATTCCCTGGGCTTGTCCCGGCAGGCGGCTCAGACCGAGGCGGATGTGATTCTCTTCGCCGGGGTGCATTTCATGGCGGAAACAGCTAAAATTCTCAATCCTGAAAAACAGGTTTTGCTCCCGGATTTAGCCGCTGGTTGCTCCTTGGCGGATACCTGTCCCCCCGCAGAATTTGCTCAATTTAAGGCTCGTTATCCTGATCATTTGGTCATTTCTTATATCAACTGCTCAGCGGCAATTAAGGCCATGAGTGATATTATTTGCACCAGTTCCAATGCGGTAGCTATTGTGCAACAAATCCCCCCGGATCAACCAATTTTATTCGCCCCGGATCAAAATTTAGGACGCTATGTGATGCAACAAACCGGGCGGGAAATGGTACTCTGGCCGGGGAGTTGTTTGGTGCATGAAACCTTTTCTTATCAACAGTTGGTGAAGCTGAAAGTCCGTCATCCCCAAGCCAAAATTATTGCCCACCCGGAATGTGAAACCCCGGTTTTAGGGCTGGCGGATTACATTGCATCCACCAGTGGGTTACTCAAATATATTCAGCGGGATACAGCCCAGGAATTTATCGTGGTGACCGAGCCAGGCATTATCCACCAAATGCAAAAAGCGGCTCCTGAAAAAACCTTTATTCCTGCCCCCGCCAACAACGGTTGTGCCTGTAATGAATGCCCATTTATGCGCTTAAATACTTTAGAAAAAGTCTATTTGGCATTGCGGGATCGACAACCGGAAATTACTTTGACGGAGGAAATCCGTTTGGCGGCATTGGCACCTTTGGAGCGGATGTTGGCGATGAGTGAGGGGATTCGCTGAAATGGAAGTCCACCACCGGCAACATTAACCTTCTACGCACATAACAATCCCATTTGATTAACGCAATTCCCCAGAACTAAGGTGCTCCGTTTCCGTTGATGGGCACTGGCAGAAAATAATTCTGCTGAAAGACCCTGATTACCAAAAACTCAAGATGTGGCAACCCGGATTCGTAACTCGCTGGGGATGGTGCCCTTGCCACCTGTAATTCCTCAATGCCCAATAAATTAATGTTTTCTTTAGGGTTTGGGTGAACAATTTCTGCAATCTTTGGGTGAGGTTAACAACAGATTACAAGAAGTTAAAGACTCCGAAAGGGAAGGTATGGCTAGTGATAGTTTAGAAATAGTTAACAACCAATATCCTATTTGGGGTTCATGCCTATGAAACTCGTCATTCATGGCAAAAATATTGCCATTACCGACCCCATCCGTGCCTATGTGGAGAGTAAATTAGACAAAGCCTTGGGGCATTTCAATGGTTTGATCACCGAAGTGGATGCCCACCTATCCGTTGCTCGTAATCCTCGGATTCACGATACCCACATTGCGGAAATCACCCTCTACGTGGGCGGAACCGTCATGCGGGCGGAAGAACGGAGCGAAAATCTCTATGCCAGCATTGACTTGGTAGCGGATAAATTGGCGCGGAAAGTGCGGAAATTCAAGGAGAAAAAACAGGCGAAACTGCACAGCACCCCTGTCCTGGTTACACCGGCGGAATTGGTGCCCCCCCAACCCCAGAGCGTGCCGGAATTACCCAAGGAGGTGGTGCGCCGTAAATACTTTGCCATGCCGCCCATGACGGTGGATGAAGCGTTGGAGCAATTGGAACTGGTGGACCATGATTTCTATGTATTTCGCAACGTGGAGACCGGGGAAATCAATGTGGTCTATGAACGCAACCACGGGGGCTATGGCTTGATCCAACCCCGGGGCAACGGCCACGCCCCTCCTAAATCCCACTAACCGGCTCAGCGGGGGTTACACTAATAAAGCATCCTTGTTAATGTGACCCCTATGCTGGCCGCTGAACGTGCTCCCAACCAGCAGATGTTGCCCCTGACCGCCCAGACCAACGGGCAAGGTCATCTGGAAATTGGCGGTTGTGACGTGGTGGAACTGGTGAGCCAGTGGGGTTCCCCCCTCTACATCCTGGATGAAATCAGCCTCCGCACTGCCTGCCGCCATTACCGGGAGGGTTTGCGCCAGGATTATCCTGGGGATGCCCTGGTGATTTATGCCACCAAAGCCTGGTGTTGTCTGGGGGTGTTGGCGGTGGTGGTGAGCGAAGGGTTGGGCTTAGATGTGGTTTCCGGCGGCGAATTGACCACGGCGATCCGGCTGGGG comes from Synechococcus sp. C9 and encodes:
- a CDS encoding DUF29 domain-containing protein, with the translated sequence MQPQIKAKPTSLYDTDYQLWIDRTVAQLKSGHFRDLDLENLIAEVESLGKSQKHAISSYLLRLCEHLLKLKYWESERKSCFRGWILEIGNFRSEIELIIQDSPSLKPFLSEKFSVSYQKARKVILKAMKISSSFIPEAPDFTLEQALDEDWLPWQPK
- a CDS encoding CIA30 family protein — encoded protein: MQFPDVGRLWQTVTYFEALPVVACIQRTLGLNPPPATVMPQGELLMDLTQPAPVALWGALDDVVMGGMSRSELVPDPSGARFEGTVTTQNNGGFASIRTRNLEPPLNLADATGLALRVRGDGKRYKLLLRDSSSWDTLAYGAEFDTQPATWITVKIPFANLVPVFRAKTVPTAPPINLRQVVSLQIMLSKFAYDGQINPTFQPGDFRLQIATISTYRDDPSPAL
- the nadA gene encoding quinolinate synthase NadA; translated protein: MLLPVMEAAVLPRDLAGAVRALKQELRAVILAHYYQEPQVQDIADYVGDSLGLSRQAAQTEADVILFAGVHFMAETAKILNPEKQVLLPDLAAGCSLADTCPPAEFAQFKARYPDHLVISYINCSAAIKAMSDIICTSSNAVAIVQQIPPDQPILFAPDQNLGRYVMQQTGREMVLWPGSCLVHETFSYQQLVKLKVRHPQAKIIAHPECETPVLGLADYIASTSGLLKYIQRDTAQEFIVVTEPGIIHQMQKAAPEKTFIPAPANNGCACNECPFMRLNTLEKVYLALRDRQPEITLTEEIRLAALAPLERMLAMSEGIR
- the raiA gene encoding ribosome-associated translation inhibitor RaiA, with protein sequence MKLVIHGKNIAITDPIRAYVESKLDKALGHFNGLITEVDAHLSVARNPRIHDTHIAEITLYVGGTVMRAEERSENLYASIDLVADKLARKVRKFKEKKQAKLHSTPVLVTPAELVPPQPQSVPELPKEVVRRKYFAMPPMTVDEALEQLELVDHDFYVFRNVETGEINVVYERNHGGYGLIQPRGNGHAPPKSH